One part of the Tenacibaculum sp. 190130A14a genome encodes these proteins:
- a CDS encoding alpha/beta hydrolase, translating into MKKILVLATVVLLSACGKTEKKHTEQTALKKSKNKEVTMKKVNFKSEGLNLVGNLYYPANFEKGKKYPTIVSSGSWTTVKEQMAGLYAKRFAENGFITLAFDYRNYGESEGLPRAWENPEMKIQDIKNAVAFLKSLPEVDEDKIGAFGVCAGAMYNLMAASEDDDIKAVATTASWLHDGEAVKLFYGGEEGVKQRIEAAQAAKKKYAETGEFTYIKAISTTDTTAAMFGEFDYYLNPERGAIPEWSADQFAVATWEDWLKLDPFPSAAKLNKPLFMVHSDGCVLPDYTKKYFEEVSSEDKELVWVATELASPMHQFAFYDQEKEVKLAVEKTSAFFQRVLE; encoded by the coding sequence ATGAAAAAAATACTTGTATTAGCCACAGTCGTTCTATTAAGTGCCTGCGGTAAAACAGAAAAAAAGCATACAGAACAAACAGCATTAAAGAAATCTAAAAATAAAGAAGTAACCATGAAAAAAGTCAATTTTAAAAGTGAAGGATTAAACTTAGTCGGAAATTTATATTATCCAGCAAATTTTGAAAAAGGTAAAAAATACCCTACAATTGTTTCTTCAGGAAGTTGGACAACCGTAAAAGAACAAATGGCAGGATTATATGCAAAACGATTTGCAGAAAACGGATTTATAACATTGGCCTTTGATTATAGAAATTATGGAGAAAGTGAAGGGTTACCAAGAGCTTGGGAGAATCCAGAAATGAAGATTCAGGATATAAAAAACGCAGTAGCCTTTTTAAAAAGCTTACCAGAGGTAGACGAGGATAAAATTGGGGCTTTTGGTGTATGTGCTGGTGCTATGTATAACTTAATGGCAGCTTCTGAAGATGACGATATCAAAGCGGTTGCTACAACAGCGTCTTGGTTACATGATGGAGAAGCTGTAAAATTGTTTTATGGAGGGGAAGAAGGTGTTAAACAACGAATTGAAGCTGCACAAGCAGCTAAAAAGAAATATGCAGAAACAGGTGAGTTTACTTATATCAAAGCAATTTCAACTACAGATACTACTGCAGCGATGTTTGGGGAGTTTGATTATTATTTAAATCCAGAAAGAGGAGCAATTCCAGAATGGAGTGCAGATCAATTTGCCGTAGCTACTTGGGAAGATTGGTTAAAGTTAGATCCGTTTCCATCTGCTGCAAAGCTAAATAAACCTTTGTTTATGGTACATTCTGATGGTTGTGTATTACCAGATTATACTAAGAAATATTTTGAAGAAGTTTCTTCAGAAGATAAAGAGTTGGTTTGGGTAGCAACAGAATTAGCTTCTCCAATGCATCAATTTGCTTTTTACGACCAAGAAAAAGAAGTGAAGTTAGCTGTAGAAAAAACAAGTGCGTTTTTTCAGAGAGTTTTAGAATAA
- a CDS encoding nuclear transport factor 2 family protein, with the protein MKDYILRKKVANKYIEFLENGEVEKVISLFSDKGMVQSPLYGIKKASDFYNELANDTSNSELFVKGIFQEEDSSQLALYFTYKWTLKNNEKVMFDVVDIIEFDTQNRIDKLTIIYDTVIARQLVSQLKN; encoded by the coding sequence TTGAAAGACTATATATTACGAAAAAAAGTCGCTAATAAGTACATAGAGTTTTTAGAAAATGGAGAGGTAGAGAAGGTTATTTCCTTATTTAGTGATAAAGGAATGGTACAATCACCTTTATACGGTATTAAAAAAGCGAGTGATTTTTATAATGAGTTGGCAAATGATACTTCTAATTCTGAACTTTTTGTAAAGGGGATTTTTCAGGAGGAAGATTCGAGTCAATTGGCGCTTTATTTTACTTATAAGTGGACGCTAAAAAACAATGAAAAAGTAATGTTTGATGTAGTAGATATCATTGAGTTTGATACTCAAAATAGAATAGATAAACTAACCATTATATATGATACGGTGATTGCAAGACAGTTAGTAAGTCAGCTGAAAAATTAA
- a CDS encoding AraC family transcriptional regulator, translating to MKMPILKFNTISEFHRHFDLPDSENPLFSVLHTELEEGERTKCDSYALDEPMTLSCNFYSISFKNIISGELSYGRTKYDCTNGTMLFTAPNQSLTFKDMVFSSESYHISFHKDYIRSLDIYEKIKAYNFFNYNVNEALHLSPKEEQIIKDIFKNIKEEYQSNQDEFSKEILISQLETLLKYADRFYKRQFLNRTDDNKILITKFKEVLNSYFEQNLFAEEGIPSVDWMAAQLNVSHRYMSDTIKAETGKTAIDQINLFLVEEAKGLLLNPNLSISETAYKLGFEYPAYFTRVFKKKVGMSPKEYIKTHSLN from the coding sequence ATGAAAATGCCCATTTTAAAATTTAATACGATATCAGAATTTCATAGACATTTTGATTTGCCAGATTCTGAAAATCCACTTTTCAGTGTATTACATACTGAGCTAGAAGAAGGTGAGCGAACTAAATGTGATTCGTATGCTCTTGACGAACCTATGACCTTATCTTGCAATTTTTATAGTATTAGTTTTAAAAACATTATTTCTGGTGAATTGTCTTATGGACGTACCAAATATGATTGTACTAATGGAACTATGTTGTTTACTGCACCAAATCAATCATTAACCTTTAAGGATATGGTGTTTAGTTCTGAAAGTTATCATATCTCCTTTCATAAAGATTATATACGTAGTTTAGATATTTATGAAAAAATAAAGGCTTATAATTTCTTTAATTATAATGTTAATGAGGCATTGCATTTATCTCCTAAAGAGGAACAGATTATAAAAGACATTTTTAAAAACATTAAAGAAGAGTATCAAAGCAATCAAGACGAGTTTAGTAAAGAGATTCTTATTTCTCAATTGGAAACTTTACTAAAATATGCGGATCGATTTTACAAGAGGCAATTTCTCAATAGAACGGATGATAACAAGATTTTGATTACCAAATTTAAAGAAGTATTAAACTCTTATTTTGAACAAAATTTATTTGCAGAAGAAGGTATTCCATCAGTTGATTGGATGGCTGCTCAATTAAATGTGAGTCATCGCTATATGAGTGACACCATTAAAGCTGAAACCGGAAAAACTGCAATAGATCAGATTAATTTGTTTTTAGTTGAAGAAGCAAAAGGCTTATTATTAAATCCGAATCTTTCTATATCAGAAACCGCTTATAAATTAGGATTTGAGTATCCTGCATATTTTACAAGAGTATTTAAAAAAAAGGTAGGTATGAGTCCTAAAGAGTATATTAAGACTCATTCCTTAAATTAA
- a CDS encoding alpha/beta hydrolase gives MKQIIAIFSVITLATSCKQNQEQKNITDNTITSKTTNTMENLKAGKNSITFTSFGVQLAGDLYLPEGFDPNKKYKAIVSASPFPQVKGQVMATYGPEMAARGFVFLGFDYLGMGDSPALPGEHKKSRYMFRLIENTWDAVSYLGTLPFVEEINGLGVCQGGSIIASAAVTDHRMKKIAMVSGMMAADGFQWLGKEVTNPMIAAANASKQKQYETGKPDYHAPFGLDDEMTKKEFVAAAAYPAMAGETYSYYGKDGVKGPGTVKNASNIHIADQAMQSLISIGEAYADKIVQPSLVIYGTNASTAPCSTKFIAKLTNDNTTIAFDEFSHVDFYYKPEAVKASTDAVAKFFNK, from the coding sequence ATGAAACAAATTATAGCAATATTTAGCGTCATTACTCTTGCAACAAGTTGTAAACAAAACCAAGAGCAAAAAAACATAACAGACAATACCATAACAAGTAAAACAACGAATACCATGGAAAATTTAAAGGCAGGAAAAAACAGTATAACATTCACATCATTTGGAGTACAATTAGCAGGTGATTTATATCTACCAGAAGGGTTTGACCCAAACAAAAAGTACAAAGCAATTGTAAGTGCGAGTCCGTTTCCACAAGTTAAAGGACAAGTTATGGCAACCTATGGACCAGAAATGGCAGCAAGAGGTTTTGTTTTCTTAGGGTTTGATTATCTAGGAATGGGAGATTCTCCAGCATTACCAGGAGAGCATAAAAAATCTAGATATATGTTTAGATTAATAGAAAATACTTGGGACGCGGTATCTTATTTAGGAACATTACCTTTTGTAGAAGAGATTAACGGATTAGGTGTTTGTCAGGGTGGTTCTATTATCGCATCGGCTGCAGTTACCGACCATAGAATGAAGAAAATTGCCATGGTTTCTGGTATGATGGCAGCAGATGGTTTTCAATGGTTAGGGAAAGAAGTTACCAACCCTATGATAGCAGCTGCTAATGCGTCTAAGCAAAAGCAATATGAAACTGGGAAACCCGATTATCACGCTCCATTTGGATTGGACGATGAGATGACAAAGAAAGAATTTGTTGCAGCAGCAGCTTATCCAGCAATGGCCGGAGAAACGTATAGTTACTACGGAAAAGACGGTGTAAAAGGTCCAGGAACTGTTAAAAACGCTTCAAACATACATATTGCTGACCAAGCGATGCAGTCATTAATTTCTATCGGAGAGGCTTATGCTGATAAAATTGTACAACCTAGTTTAGTCATATATGGTACCAATGCATCTACTGCTCCTTGCTCTACGAAGTTTATAGCAAAACTTACCAATGATAACACGACAATAGCATTTGATGAGTTTAGTCATGTAGATTTCTACTACAAACCAGAAGCGGTTAAAGCATCAACCGATGCAGTAGCAAAGTTCTTTAATAAATAA
- a CDS encoding helix-turn-helix domain-containing protein, producing the protein MHQFKGKEYPCCTSLTMGVIGGKWKTVILYYLIDGSLRYNELRKKMPTATERTLSLQLKALEEDGIISRKVYTSKPPLKVEYSLTDLGKTLIPLLQAIANWGDFVVKQQTQEAPI; encoded by the coding sequence ATGCATCAATTCAAAGGAAAAGAATATCCTTGTTGTACTAGCTTAACCATGGGAGTTATTGGAGGAAAATGGAAAACGGTTATTTTATATTATTTAATCGATGGATCATTGCGTTATAATGAATTGCGTAAAAAAATGCCTACTGCCACAGAGCGTACTTTAAGCTTACAACTTAAAGCTTTAGAGGAAGATGGTATTATTAGTAGAAAAGTATATACTTCAAAACCTCCTTTAAAAGTAGAATATTCTTTGACAGATTTGGGCAAAACATTGATTCCTTTATTACAAGCGATTGCTAATTGGGGAGATTTTGTTGTAAAGCAACAAACACAAGAAGCTCCTATTTAA
- a CDS encoding DUF1330 domain-containing protein, with protein MSYYSVLDVTPTTTDWVESYVAVSADIAAKHGGKYLARTASYEQVEGDERSAALRIILQWPSKEAALNFMNDPEYKPHLEARTKGSVSHHYLIEKKDDLA; from the coding sequence ATGAGTTATTATTCAGTATTAGATGTTACACCGACTACTACAGATTGGGTAGAAAGTTATGTAGCTGTTTCTGCAGATATTGCGGCTAAGCATGGAGGGAAATATTTAGCAAGGACTGCTTCGTATGAACAAGTTGAAGGAGATGAAAGGTCTGCTGCTTTACGTATTATTCTACAATGGCCTTCAAAAGAAGCAGCTTTGAACTTTATGAATGATCCTGAATACAAGCCGCATTTAGAGGCACGCACAAAAGGATCTGTAAGTCATCATTATTTAATTGAAAAGAAGGACGATTTAGCCTAA
- a CDS encoding DUF4437 domain-containing protein, whose product MKTLLSSSLILVLLFSCKNIENNNEHKKPNKITNKVVVSSEVTWEKLNPARGDKSPQAATIWGDRKGTVATGFLAKFVDGFSSPPHIHNVTYRAVVIKGLIHNDDADAKNMWMPTGSFWTQPAGEAHITSAKGEENIAYVEIDKGPYLVKPILDEFVNGERPVNIDASNIVWLNSSVVNCIDATRKAEISFLWKHSKVKNLQGLFIKLPKGFNGKIKSDGTTFHAIIIRGELMYKMPITKEVKTLDQGSYFTSERESIHEVSCNDEVIVYLRTNGDIEIEE is encoded by the coding sequence ATGAAAACATTATTAAGCTCATCACTGATATTGGTTTTATTGTTCTCGTGTAAAAACATTGAAAACAATAATGAGCATAAGAAGCCAAATAAAATAACCAATAAGGTTGTTGTAAGTTCTGAAGTTACTTGGGAAAAATTAAACCCAGCTAGAGGAGATAAAAGTCCACAGGCAGCAACGATATGGGGAGATAGAAAAGGAACAGTGGCTACTGGATTTCTAGCCAAATTTGTAGATGGGTTTTCTTCACCTCCACATATTCATAATGTAACCTATAGAGCAGTAGTGATTAAAGGACTTATTCATAATGATGATGCGGATGCTAAAAATATGTGGATGCCTACTGGATCTTTTTGGACTCAACCTGCGGGAGAGGCGCATATTACTTCAGCTAAAGGGGAGGAGAATATAGCATATGTAGAGATTGATAAAGGGCCTTATTTAGTAAAACCGATTTTAGATGAATTTGTTAATGGTGAACGTCCTGTAAATATTGATGCTTCAAATATAGTATGGTTAAATAGTAGTGTGGTTAATTGTATCGATGCTACAAGAAAAGCCGAAATAAGTTTTCTATGGAAACATTCAAAAGTTAAAAACTTACAAGGCCTGTTTATAAAGCTTCCAAAAGGATTTAATGGAAAAATAAAAAGTGACGGAACTACTTTTCATGCTATTATAATTCGTGGTGAGTTAATGTATAAAATGCCAATAACTAAAGAAGTAAAAACACTTGATCAAGGAAGTTATTTTACTTCAGAGAGAGAGTCAATTCATGAAGTTTCTTGTAATGATGAGGTGATTGTATACTTAAGAACAAACGGAGATATAGAAATAGAAGAATAG
- a CDS encoding SDR family NAD(P)-dependent oxidoreductase, translating to MKTILITGSTDGIGKLTAVKLAKEGHTVYIHGRNFEKLRNVVSEIKEVSGNENIDGFVADFSDLETVKNMAYEVKEKLSKLNVLINNAGVFKSSINQTKYGDIRMVVNYFAPYILTKELIPLLEKSKSSRIINLSSAAQAPVELDVIKGAEVLNVNSAYAQSKLALTMWSFSLAKTLKDTSIIAVNPGSLLNTRMVKEAFGQHWSSADKGASILYELAISSSYEKETGKYFDNDKGDPKGTFGVAHGDAYNESKIEELIKTTNKILNI from the coding sequence ATGAAAACAATTTTAATCACAGGAAGTACGGATGGTATTGGAAAACTTACCGCAGTTAAACTCGCCAAAGAAGGACATACTGTATATATACATGGAAGAAATTTTGAGAAGCTAAGGAATGTTGTTTCAGAAATTAAAGAAGTATCTGGTAATGAAAATATTGATGGGTTTGTAGCTGATTTTTCTGATTTAGAAACTGTAAAAAATATGGCTTATGAAGTTAAAGAAAAGCTTTCTAAGCTCAATGTACTAATTAATAATGCTGGAGTTTTTAAGAGTAGTATAAATCAAACAAAGTATGGAGATATAAGAATGGTGGTAAATTATTTTGCTCCTTATATACTTACAAAAGAATTAATTCCGCTTTTAGAAAAGAGCAAATCAAGTCGAATTATAAATTTAAGTTCTGCAGCGCAAGCCCCCGTAGAATTAGATGTTATTAAGGGAGCAGAAGTTTTAAATGTAAATTCAGCGTACGCTCAAAGTAAATTGGCTTTAACTATGTGGAGTTTTTCTTTAGCAAAAACACTAAAAGATACATCAATAATTGCAGTAAATCCAGGATCATTATTAAATACTAGAATGGTAAAAGAAGCTTTTGGTCAGCATTGGAGTTCAGCTGATAAAGGAGCCAGTATATTATATGAATTGGCAATTTCATCAAGTTATGAAAAAGAAACAGGAAAATATTTTGACAATGATAAAGGAGATCCAAAAGGAACTTTCGGAGTAGCGCATGGTGATGCTTACAACGAAAGTAAAATCGAAGAATTAATTAAAACGACAAATAAAATTTTAAACATATGA
- the nfsB gene encoding oxygen-insensitive NAD(P)H nitroreductase: protein MNLKEVLNWRYTTKEFDSSKKISEEDFEQVKALLQMSPSSTNLQPWHFVIAGTEEGKARFAKSTQGFFSFNEAKISKASHVVAFCAKTDVDDTYMKHLLDKEDEDGRYASAEFKEQMYGARNIFADIHRYDLKDFQHWMEKQVYLNIGNFLLGVAALGIDATPMEGFDMKAFDEEFGLREKGLTAVTLVSLGYRTTTDFNAELPKSRLSEEEIFTVI, encoded by the coding sequence ATGAATTTAAAGGAAGTATTAAACTGGCGTTATACTACTAAAGAGTTTGATTCGTCAAAGAAAATTTCAGAAGAAGATTTTGAACAAGTAAAGGCCTTGTTGCAGATGAGCCCTTCAAGTACAAATTTACAACCTTGGCATTTTGTAATTGCCGGTACAGAAGAAGGAAAAGCGCGTTTCGCAAAATCAACTCAGGGATTTTTCTCATTTAACGAGGCAAAGATTTCAAAGGCCTCGCATGTAGTTGCTTTTTGTGCGAAAACAGATGTAGATGATACATATATGAAGCATTTATTAGATAAGGAGGACGAAGATGGACGTTATGCTTCAGCTGAATTTAAAGAACAAATGTATGGAGCGAGAAATATCTTCGCAGATATTCATCGTTATGATTTGAAGGATTTTCAGCATTGGATGGAAAAACAAGTATACTTGAATATAGGTAACTTTTTATTGGGTGTAGCTGCATTAGGTATTGATGCAACACCAATGGAAGGGTTTGATATGAAGGCATTCGATGAAGAATTTGGGTTAAGAGAGAAAGGACTCACAGCTGTAACCTTAGTTTCTTTAGGATACAGAACTACCACAGATTTTAATGCAGAATTACCAAAGTCACGTTTATCAGAAGAGGAAATATTTACAGTGATATAA
- a CDS encoding CAL67264 family membrane protein translates to MNKNTVLGWATLIMILMGILLVCLAVFKYDEIAGYGFGAVGLGFFANAWVFNALKGRV, encoded by the coding sequence ATGAATAAAAATACAGTATTAGGGTGGGCAACCTTGATAATGATACTTATGGGGATTTTACTGGTGTGTTTGGCAGTTTTTAAATATGATGAAATTGCAGGATATGGTTTTGGAGCCGTAGGTCTTGGATTTTTTGCAAATGCGTGGGTGTTTAACGCTCTTAAAGGAAGGGTATAA
- the ettA gene encoding energy-dependent translational throttle protein EttA, whose translation MSDDKKIIFSMNKVSKTYQSTGKQVLKDIYLSFFYGAKIGILGLNGSGKSTLLKIIAGVEKNYHGDVVFSPGYKVGYLEQEPQLDEEKTVLEVVKEGVAETVAVLDEYNKINDMFGLEEVYSDADKMQKLMDRQAELQDKIDASNAWELDTKLEIAMDALRTPDGDKKIGVLSGGERRRVALCRLLLQEPEILLLDEPTNHLDAESVHWLEHHLAQYKGTVIAVTHDRYFLDNVAGWILELDRGEGIPWKGNYSSWLDQKSKRLAQESKTASKRQKTLERELEWVRQGAKGRQTKQKARLKNYDKLLNQDQKQAEEKLEIFIPNGPRLGNNVIEATGVSKAYGEKLLYENLEFNLPQAGIVGIIGPNGAGKTTIFRMIMGEENPDAGTFSVGETAKIAYVDQSHSNIDPDKSIWENFSEGQDLVMMGGKQVNSRAYLSRFNFSGNEQNKKVATLSGGERNRLHLAMTLKEEGNVLLLDEPTNDLDVNTLRALEEGLENFAGCAVVISHDRWFLDRICTHILAFEGDSQVYFFEGSFSEYEENKKKRLGGDLMPKRIKYKKLIR comes from the coding sequence ATGTCAGACGATAAGAAGATTATCTTTTCAATGAATAAGGTTTCTAAAACCTATCAATCAACTGGAAAGCAAGTTTTAAAAGATATCTATTTAAGTTTTTTCTATGGTGCTAAAATTGGAATTCTTGGTCTTAACGGATCAGGTAAATCTACCTTATTAAAAATTATTGCTGGTGTAGAAAAAAACTATCATGGTGATGTAGTATTTTCTCCTGGTTATAAAGTTGGGTACTTAGAACAAGAACCCCAATTAGATGAAGAGAAAACTGTTTTAGAAGTAGTAAAAGAAGGTGTTGCAGAGACGGTAGCAGTGTTAGATGAATACAACAAAATCAACGATATGTTTGGTTTAGAAGAAGTGTATTCTGATGCAGATAAGATGCAAAAATTAATGGACCGTCAAGCAGAGTTACAGGATAAAATAGACGCTTCAAATGCTTGGGAATTAGATACCAAGTTAGAAATAGCCATGGATGCACTTCGTACACCAGATGGTGATAAGAAAATTGGAGTGCTTTCTGGAGGAGAACGTCGTAGAGTAGCGTTGTGTAGATTATTATTACAGGAACCAGAAATTTTATTGTTAGATGAGCCTACCAACCACTTAGATGCAGAATCTGTACACTGGTTAGAGCATCATTTAGCACAATATAAAGGAACTGTAATTGCAGTAACGCACGACCGTTACTTCTTAGATAATGTAGCGGGGTGGATTTTAGAATTAGATAGAGGAGAAGGAATTCCTTGGAAAGGAAACTACTCTTCTTGGTTAGATCAAAAATCAAAGCGTTTAGCTCAAGAAAGTAAAACAGCAAGTAAGCGTCAAAAAACATTAGAGCGAGAGTTAGAATGGGTACGTCAAGGTGCTAAAGGACGTCAAACAAAACAAAAGGCTCGTTTAAAGAACTATGATAAATTATTAAATCAAGATCAAAAGCAAGCTGAAGAGAAATTAGAAATCTTTATTCCAAACGGACCACGTTTAGGAAATAATGTAATTGAGGCAACAGGGGTTTCTAAAGCATACGGAGAAAAGTTACTTTATGAGAACTTAGAATTTAATCTTCCACAAGCGGGAATTGTTGGGATTATTGGACCAAATGGTGCTGGTAAGACTACGATTTTTAGAATGATTATGGGAGAAGAAAATCCTGATGCGGGTACTTTCTCAGTAGGAGAAACGGCTAAAATTGCTTATGTAGATCAATCTCATTCTAATATAGATCCTGATAAGTCTATTTGGGAGAACTTCTCAGAAGGTCAAGATTTGGTGATGATGGGAGGTAAACAAGTAAACTCTAGAGCTTATCTAAGTCGTTTTAATTTTTCAGGAAACGAACAAAATAAAAAAGTAGCAACATTATCTGGAGGAGAGCGTAATAGATTACATTTAGCAATGACCTTGAAAGAAGAAGGAAATGTATTGTTATTAGATGAGCCTACCAATGATTTAGATGTAAATACATTAAGAGCTTTAGAAGAAGGTTTAGAAAACTTTGCAGGATGTGCTGTAGTAATTTCTCACGACCGTTGGTTCTTAGATCGTATTTGTACACATATTTTAGCGTTCGAAGGAGATTCTCAAGTGTATTTCTTTGAAGGAAGTTTCTCTGAATATGAAGAGAACAAAAAGAAACGTTTAGGGGGAGACTTAATGCCAAAACGAATCAAATACAAAAAACTAATTAGATAA